Proteins found in one Fusarium oxysporum Fo47 chromosome V, complete sequence genomic segment:
- a CDS encoding HAD-like domain-containing protein produces MVEFLHISVSYIHSGVTFIQAQPFPSVKSDIMSESKPKVLLFDIGGVCVVSPFQAILDYELSLGIPPGWVNYSISRTAPNGFWHRLEKGEIEMNEEFFRGFSQDLHDPIRWETFYKREQSKNPSLPKETPPVPSVDAEWLFNEMMTVSNNPDPWMFPALKKLKEDGRFILAALSNTVIFPPGHKLHLDHFFDEPVRQIFDVFISSAHVGIRKPDPAMYKLALDRVNEFAKANAHSARGKSLSWEVGIKAEEVTFLDDIGENLKEARRQGLQTIKVNLGRAFEAVDELERVTGLKLAGDHPRMPVEPKAQKVKAKM; encoded by the exons ATGGTTGAGTTCTTACATATTTCAGTTTCTTATATTCACTCTGGGGTCACATTTATACAAGCCCAGCCCTTCCCATCTGTCAAATCGGATATAATGTCAGAGTCTAAGCCCAAAGTTCTGTTGTTCGATATAGGGGGTGTCTGT GTCGTTTCCCCTTTCCAAGCAATCCTCGACTATGAGTTAAGCCTGGGGATCCCTCCAGGGTGGGTCAACTATTCAATATCCAGGACTGCCCCCAATGGCTTCTGGCATCGATTGGAAAAAGGAGAAATCGAGATGAATGAAGAATTCTTCAGAGGTTTCAGTCAAGACCTTCATGATCCCATTAGATGGGAGACCTTCTACAAGCGAGAGCAAAGCAAAAATCCCAGTCTCCCAAAGGAAACCCCTCCAGTTCCTTCAGTCGATGCAGAATGGCTTTTCAACGAGATGATGACGGTTTCTAACAACCCCGACCCATGGATGTTCCCAGCATTGAAAAAGCTGAAGGAGGATGGGCGATTCATTCTCGCAGCTCTGAGTAATACCGTCATCTTTCCGCCTGGCCATAAGCTCCACCTTGACCATTTCTTTGACGAGCCTGTGCGGCAGATATTTGATGTCTTCATTTCTTCCGCCCATGTTGGAATCCGAAAGCCAGATCCGGCCATGTATAAGCTTGCTCTCGACCGAGTAAACGAATTCGCGAAAGCCAATGCTCATTCAGCTCGGGGAAAAAGCTTGAGCTGGGAGGTTGGTATCAAGGCAGAGGAAGTAACTTTTCTCGATGACATCGGGGAGAATTTGAAGGAAGCACGCAGACAAGGGCTGCAAACAATCAAGGTGAACCTTGGTCGAGCATtcgaggctgttgatgagctggAGAGAGTGACTGGGTTGAAGCTCGCTGGTGATCATCCAAGGATGCCCGTTGAACCAAAGGCTCAGAAAGTCAAGGCGAAAATGTGA
- a CDS encoding meiotically up-regulated gene 113-domain-containing protein — translation MIPTTSKIAWPTTTASLCELLDIDPDVKKCHAFTKKNARCRKDISQANSALITCLLEKTIIHGTFSAAQTALQEVSDLIMCRRYHRKDGPLRLSDWEKVLKPLEVVLIKKEDKEDTLKSEKETDNASPTTPVVSSQQQVQLKSNTLKPTPTPRRRSQSPPSTPTKPSPKLFLPKSPSPKSPKAAHEFEDFSRPRSALETNKAMKKLLLRSLQEKETKNGGNIYLYTYSESYHDAHPYIKIGFAQDVSKRMREWKYQCSYEAKVLGEFPAEHYVKVEKIVHAQLWNQRKREKGCPACNIRHKEWFQVDAMTASKIIALWTGWMRREPYDEEGNILDKWRVRIEGLDMADPDCWDLLIKGLFDDDVEESELSEEGDSFAWSSDEQSEISGEDTLEGYYIDKSEISFSNDDE, via the coding sequence ATGATCCCTACCACTTCCAAGATTGCTTGGCCAACTACTACAGCCTCCCTCTGTGAGCTACTCGACATCGATCCTGACGTGAAGAAATGCCATGCTTTTACGAAGAAGAATGCTCGTTGCCGGAAAGACATCAGTCAAGCCAATTCGGCCCTTATCACTTGTCTCTTGGAGAAAACAATTATTCATGGAACCTTTTCTGCTGCTCAGACCGCACTCCAAGAAGTGTCTGACTTGATCATGTGTCGGCGTTACCATCGAAAAGATGGTCCTCTTCGTTTATCCGACTGGGAGAAAGTCCTTAAGCCCCTTGAAGTTGTGCTTATCAAAAAAGAAGACAAGGAAGATACTCTCAAATCCGAGAAAGAAACAGACAATGCATCACCAACCACTCCTGTTGTGTCATCGCAACAACAGGTTCAACTCAAGAGCAATACTCTCAAACCTACTCCCACTCCTCGCCGCAGATCTCAGTCACCCCCTTCCACTCCAACAAAACCGTCCCCAAAGCTCTTCCTACCCAAATCACCTTCCCCTAAAAGCCCCAAAGCCGCACATGAGTTCGAAGACTTCTCCCGTCCCCGCTCGGCCCTAGAGACCAATAaagcgatgaagaagcttctgCTTCGCTCCTTGCAGGAAAAGGAGACAAAGAATGGAGGCAACATCTACCTCTATACATATTCTGAGAGCTACCACGACGCACATCCCTATATCAAGATAGGCTTTGCTCAAGATGTCAGCAAGCGTATGCGAGAATGGAAATACCAGTGCAGCTACGAGGCGAAAGTGCTCGGTGAGTTTCCGGCCGAGCACTacgtcaaggtcgagaagattGTACATGCTCAGCTCTGGAACCAAAGGAAGCGAGAAAAAGGATGCCCAGCTTGCAACATTCGCCATAAGGAGTGGTTCCAGGTCGACGCTATGACTGCCTCAAAGATCATTGCTCTATGGACTGGCTGGATGAGACGAGAGCCATATGATGAAGAGGGCAATATCCTGGATAAGTGGCGTGTTAGAATTGAGGGCCTTGACATGGCTGATCCTGATTGTTGGGACTTGCTCATCAAGGGGCtttttgatgatgatgtcgaagaATCTGAGCTGTCCGAAGAAGGAGATAGCTTTGCATGGTCAAGTGATGAGCAGTCCGAGATCTCTGGAGAAGATACTCTCGAGGGCTATTATATTGACAAATCTGAGATTTCTTTCTCTAATGACGATGAGTGA
- a CDS encoding S-adenosyl-L-methionine-dependent methyltransferase produces the protein MPSTESQSDAAQRMYTERATNYEDSWHPDYSKRFMELVPIKSGDRVLDLACGTGLEAVIAAKHVGDEGIVIGVDITEAMLSEASKKLDHDETLYRRIKLVRHSVTDLTGCPNVDRDSFDLILCSNAFVLFENPEEVVAHWRGYLKPGGRVAIDITHEYNLRSGLLLEKVARRLGMPFPSNRSWIKSKESFSEILESRGFVVEKVEALEKIVGLGSTYFGLDKADEQFDYVVNGPLTASIVTEELRVKGREYFKEEWHNAAVDGKVEVSDILYVYIARKI, from the coding sequence ATGCCTTCGACCGAAAGTCAATCAGATGCCGCTCAGCGCATGTACACTGAACGAGCAACCAACTACGAGGATTCTTGGCATCCCGACTACAGCAAACGGTTCATGGAACTTGTTCCCATCAAATCCGGCGATCGCGTTCTCGACCTCGCCTGTGGAACTGGCCTGGAGGCTGTCATTGCAGCAAAGCACGTCGGCGATGAAGGGATTGTCATTGGTGTCGACATAACTGAAGCGATGCTCTCGGAAGCAAGCAAGAAACTGGATCACGACGAAACATTGTATCGTCGCATTAAACTTGTTCGACACAGTGTCACTGATTTGACCGGTTGTCCAAATGTAGACAGGGACAGCTTTGATCTCATTCTATGCTCAAATGCCTTTGTTCTGTTTGAGAATCCAGAGGAAGTTGTCGCCCATTGGCGGGGGTATCTCAAGCCAGGCGGCAGAGTTGCCATCGACATCACTCATGAGTATAATCTTCGCTCGGGCCTGCTATTAGAGAAAGTCGCTCGCCGATTGGGCATGCCATTCCCCTCCAACCGAAGCTGGATCAAGTCTAAAGAGTCTTTTAGTGAGATTTTGGAAAGTCGTGGTTTCGTGGTTGAAAAGGTTGAGGCTTTGGAAAAGATTGTTGGACTTGGCTCAACATATTTCGGTCTCGACAAGGCAGATGAGCAGTTTGACTACGTTGTCAATGGCCCTCTGACTGCCTCAATTGTAACGGAAGAATTGAGAGTCAAAGGAAGAGAATATTTCAAGGAAGAGTGGCACAATGCTGCAGTGGATGGCAAGGTTGAGGTATCTGATATTCTCTACGTCTATATCGCCAGGAAGATTTGA